The Suricata suricatta isolate VVHF042 chromosome 13, meerkat_22Aug2017_6uvM2_HiC, whole genome shotgun sequence nucleotide sequence TCACGGCCCTGTGGGCCTCCTGGGACCCCAGATGCTTCTcaatctctccctgcctcccaggtttCCTTGGTCATTATTTTTAAGCGTTCTTCCAGATGAATCTCAGAACCATTGTTAAGTTTCTAAAAAAGACCCCATTGGGACTGGATTGCATTTATGGGGAGCATCTTGTGAGAGCGGCTGTCTCTCCAACAAGAGCAGTGTCCCACTCCGTGTACTTGTTCTGGTTGCCGTCATCCAGAGACCCGCCGCCGCGGCGCTGGTGTAACACCTGCCAGGTGTACTACATGGGGGACCTGATTCAGCACCGCAGGACTCAGGACCACAAGGTACGAGAGCCTGCTTGCTGCCAAGGTGTCCACACGTCTGTCTCCAAGCCTGGGGTTGAAAGGAGGGAGCTGAGGTTGGGGATGGGAAGTAAATGGCAGCCTCTGTCTCTGGATGGCCGTAACTCACAGGCGTGGCTTCTCGGTTTCCtctttgggcttcagtttctccaGCTGTCCAAGTGGGCAAAGCACCATCTCACCCTACCATTCAGCCACGGGGCTGGTGGGGGTCCCCTTGGCGGCTACTCTCTCTCCCCGTCTTGTCTTACCTCTGCCCTGTTGCCATCTGCCATCCCATCTTGTAGCCAACAGCATAGGGAGCGGATATGTTGGCCCATGTTCTGGCAAAGGGGCGGAGCACAGCCAGCTGATTACAGATGTGCTAGcctgcaggtgggggaggagaccTCACCGGGCACAGCCTGGCTGCAGCTGGGGACACTGCGTGCCACCTACTCGGCCTGCTCTCTTTTCCCCAGATTGCCAAGCAATCCCTGCGACCTTTCTGCACTGTTTGCAACCGCTATTTCAAGACCCCCCGCAAGTTTGTGGAGCACGTGAAGTCCCAGGGGCATAAGGACAAAGCCAAGGAGGTAACCCCAGCTCCTTCACAGGACATGGGCCCAGAGAGGCACAGAGTCTTggccagggccacacagcaagcTGAGGTTTATCCTAGCCTGAACTCACAGCAGGTCCAGAGGGATCCGGATGCTCAAAGTTGTGGGGCAGGTGTGGTGTGGTGCCTGGGCTGCCCAGAGCTGACCTGAGCCCTGGTCCACTCTCCTGGGCAGCTGAAGATGCTGGAGAAGGAGATAGCCGGTCAAGATGAGGACCACTTCATCACAGTGGACGCCGTGGGCTGCTTTGAGGGCgatgaagatgaggaggaagaggaggaggaggaagatgaagaagagatCGAGGTTGAGGAAGAGTTCTGCAAACAGGTACCTGGGGGCCgacggaggggtgggggtggagggcaggctggaggctgggctcCCAGCCCAGGCGGGACCTCGCCCCACCTCCCAGGGGCCAGGGGGCACAGTGCTGGCATTTGTAAGCATGAATGCATACCACGATTTAGTACAAATAGGGCTGTGTTCCATGACATGGAACGGGCAGGCGGTTACATGGGTGAGGACCTCAAAGCCTGGCTAAAACCTTGATCTGGGTTGAGGAAGGGAAAGGGTGTCTTAGGCCAGTGAGGGCATGGAGGGAGTTATGCAGGGAGGAAGCATCAGCATAAGATGACGATGATGATAACAATAGCAGACGACACTTTTTGAGCAGTCACCGCATGCCAGGTATGTACCAGCACTTCCTGGCAGACTCACCGACTTGGATGCCAGGAAGTGAGATGCCAGAGCCCGTGCTCCTAACACCGCAGCTGCTCtgagccaggccccaggccctggcgcTCCATGTGGGGATTCGTGGGGATTCAGGCCTGGTCCTGCCCTCCAGAGCTTGCCCTTgcagcccaggggtggggggcagcccaAGGGGCATCACGGGGGGGCTGTGGATGGAGGGTTGCATGGCTGGCCTCCAGCCCTTAGCAGGTTTGAGGGGAGGCAGTTACTCGGCAGTCAGCAGTGGTGTGACCTCAGGCGAGCCCCTCgacttctctgagccccagtttcctctgCTTAGAACTAATAGTCCCAACTCAGGCTCTAAGGAAGGGCCGAAGCCCCAGGTGGGGGTGGCAAATGGGAGTGGTTGTCACTCTCGGAAGGCACGTTGGTTTGCTTGGCAAGTGGAGGAGGGCGCTACTAACATGGTGGGGTGCCATGCGGGAATCAGATGGCGAGGTCTGGAAGGGGCTCATGTCCAGCAGGTGAGACGAAGGGTCCTTAATCACCTGAGGAGGTCACTGCGACATCCAATGGGAATTCAGGAGACTGGCAGGGGGCGCGTGGTTAAGAGTGTCACAAGGGCTTGGGGCCCACCAGGGTTAACTACCCTGCTCCCCCCTAAACCGTGAGCCAGTGAGCTAATGggcctggacctcagtttcctcttctgtcaaaTGAGTGAAGCGCAGAAGGTTGTTATGGAATTCAGAGACAACACTTGGGAGGTGTTGGGCACTCCTGGCATGGATTATGGCCACTGTGGAagcaggagggcttcctggaggaggggactgATGGGGCTGAACCCAAAACGTATAGCTCGGGAAGGGCAATCTGGCAGGACCGGCATGTGCAAAGTAACAGAGAAGGCCACCCACAATCTCTTGGGGATCATCCTCCTGGGAATCAAGGGAGCAGTGTTGAAGAGTCCAGGGGAAGCCAGCGCTGAGGCCACACATGCCTGTTTCCAGGTGAGGTCCAGAGATATGTCGATAGAGGAGTGGAAAGGCTCAGAGACGTACAGCCCCAATACCGCATACGGTAAGACGCGAGCCCTGACGCCGCCTCTCTTCATCACTACCCTTCCTCCTACTCAGAGGGTGGGTGAGCAAATGGGCCCCTATAGAGGGTGTGACCCGGGTTGGCCTGGCCTGGGGGGATGAGCGCACAGATGCTGCGTCCTACAGGCGTGGACTTCCTGGTGCCCGTGATGGGGTACATCTGCCGCATCTGCCACAAGTTCTACCACAGCAACTCGGGGGCGCAGCTCTCCCACTGCAAGTCCTTGGCCCACTTCGAGAACCTGCAGGTGAGCCAGGCTTCCTGCCCCACATGTCTAGCTGATAGGTAAGGTCTCAGCCCCCCAGTAGGAGGCCCTGCCCACAGAGGGActcagagcaggggtggggcccagctTCCTGCTGTccttcttgggggtggggggggggaggctgccGAGGCCCAGCAGGCTGTTAGCTCCAGAGTGCGGGCGCGGGGCGATGAGTGCATCACACAGGGTCACGGCGTGTCCAATGCAGTCTCAGCTGGGCTGGGGCGGCAGCCGCTGGCAGGGAGCACACCTGGTGGGGAGACAGCCCtgcctcacttgcactctctgtgtCCAGAAATACAAGAAGGCCAAGAACCCCAGCCCTACCAGCAGGCCCGTGAGCCGCCGGTGTGCAATCAACGCCCGGAATGCCTTGACCGCTCTGTTCACTTCTGGCGGCCGCATGCCCACCCAGCCCAGCGCCCAGGACACAGCGAAAACCCCCAGCAAGGTGACAGCCcagccccctccgcccccacttCCCCGGCGTTCAACCCGCCTCAGAACCTGACAGGGAGCTCCTCACGCCCGTCCTGTCGGGGTCTAGGTCTGCTATGCTTTCTAGAAGTCTGTGTGGAAATTTGGACATGGTTGGTGTTTTTACTGAAAATCTAATAAAAGAAGGTAGTTTGGCTGTACAGGGCCCAGCAGCCTCTCTGTCTgggtggacaggggagggggcagccctgCCAGCCCTCAGCTAGCACCCGTCGGCTTTCGGCATGGTGTGGTGGCCGAGCTGGAAGGCCAAAGATGGGTTCCCTAACCAGGGACTCTGGGGCCACAAGGCGCTTCATCTCCCCGACAGTCTGCTTCCCCCTCGATGAGGATTTCAGGGCTAGGAAAGCACCTTCAACTTAGATCTGCTTCAGTCTTCAAAGAGTCTGGACCCTAGGGGGCAGGTCTTACTGTTATCCCCAAATTACAAGTGAAGAAACAGGTGCAGAGGCCTAGCAAGGGCCAGTGACTTGCTGAAGCTCATACAGCTGGGCCTGGGCCTGAGCTCTGGGCCCCTGTGCTGGCCGCTCTGTCCAGCTGCCCCCGTGGACGTGCAGGAGTAGAGACCCTCCCGGCCCCTCTGGTCCCGCCCTTCTGGCCAGGCGGCCCTAAGATGAATCACCCGTGAATGGGGGCGAGGCTGAGTTGGTTCTTTCATTCTGCTATTTCCCCGTTTGGAAAGACCCTTAGAGACACACAGCCAGACCAACCCAGTTACTGGCCAGCGGAGAAGACGGAGGCCAGGAGCAAGAGGAGGATGCCCAAGGTTATACAGCATGAACTGCTGTTGGCTGTCTGAGTGAAAGCCCCTAGGACCCAGAGAAGCTGAGTGTATCATATTCGGTCACACAGCATGTAGAATGCTGTCTGGCTCagctgggctggggaggcagcTGCTGGCCAGGAGTGCACCAGGCCGGGAGGCAGCCCTATCTCATTTGCACCCTCTGTGTCCAGAAATACAAGAAAGCCAAGAACCTCGGCTGGTAGCAGGCCCGTGAGCCATCAGTGCCTGGGATGCTTCCACTGACCTGTCCACTTCTAGTGGCCAGTGGGGTCCTCACCCCggggcacagaggagaggcaCGGTGATGTTGGAGACCTGTTTAATGTGGATGCTCAAGGCCTGGGCAGAGTGGGGATGCCCCGGAATTGGGCAGGCAGGCAAGGTGGGTGGGTCGTAGGCCCATACCTGACCCCAGGAAGGGATGTCAGGTGTTGGGGGCTGGCCCAGGCATGCCAAAGGGAGTACCAGAAGGGTGGCCTGGGCAGGCAGACCCACTAGGGAACCTGCAGGCCCGCCTTTAAGAAGGTATCTAAGCCAGGTGTTGAGTGCCCAGGCCAGATCCTCGCCCAGGAAAACAGGGTTGGGGCTGGCTGGAAGCTCCCAGAGCCTAGGGACTGGCATCGGCAGGGGCCTCCCCGAGCTGCTGTTGGAACTCAAGGCGTGTCTGCCGGTTGGACTCAAGCAGCTCCTGGAGGCGGGCGTGGAGGTGGTCATTCTTCTCCTCCAAGTGGTCTAAACAGGAGTTGATCTGGTCCAACATGGAGTTGATGGCAGCATAttctgggaggaagggaaaagagagccAATGTTCCGCCTCTCCTCGGGGCTCACAAACACCCCCACCGTCTCCCAGCCTGGGGGACAAAAGGGCTTTGGGCAAGTCCCTACTCCTTCCTGAGCCTCTGTGTCACCATCAGAAAAATGGGTGGACACCAAAAATGAAAGGCTTTGGAGAAACAATACCTTAGCGCACCATCCTTTTTTCTAAGGTCAGGGTGGTCAGGGGGAGGTCTGCCAGACGTTGGCCTGCCAGGGCCAGTTTTCTCTCCACTTCCTACAGCAGCTGCCTGGAGGCCAGAGCCCACCTTTCCTGAGTCGGGCCATCAAAGCCCCAGTCCCCAGGCAGACCCTACACTCCAGCCCTCCAGccttgctccctctgcctggagggaAAATAACATCCCAAACCccaaggccccgccccctccctagCCCCACCTCCCTAACCCTTTCCTTTCCTCACCCGCCTTTGCCCACctatgggtgggggggggggcggctagAATATGCGCTGTTGCCTCAGCCAGCAATGCcccttcttctgtcttccttcctcccccctcctccccttctcctccttcaagTTTTGGCATGGGTGTTGCCACGGGGAGACCTCCTGATGCCTCAGATCGATCAGGCCTCTATATCTGATCTCCTTGCCCTCCGCAAACCTCCACCGCCTGCCTTCTCCTCTGGCCTGACTGCAGAGCTCTTGTGTTCACTGCTGTCCCCCTGGCACTCTCACTGCCGCCCTCTAggcacttgttgaatgaatgaatgcatgaatgaatgaagcctcTGACTTTCTAGACTTTCTGCCTTTGCTCACCTGTCTCTGCCACTCAGAATGCCTCAACCACAACAGCTATTCAAGGACCAGCTCAAAACGCCTCTCCTAAGAAGCCTTCCCCGGTGTCCACCAGAAACCCGCACTCCCTCCTCCACGGCCATTCCTGACCTGCCTCTCAGCAACACAGTGTCCCTTAGGATCCAAGGGCTGGGCCTGTGCCCACTGCGGACCCAGTTCTGAGCCAGCCCATGACTCAGATACATTCAGGTGCCAGCTCGGGACAAAGGGGAGGCGGCTGGCAGTGTCCGAAAAAGGCCAGGGCTGGAGGAGTGTGGGATATGGGTGCAAGTGCTTCTGCATtcggaagtggggtgggggggcgggaagggggcAGCAGGGAAAGCACCATCGCCCGGAGCTGGCACACCTCACAGAGTCCTGGAAAGTCTCCGCTGGATCTTAAGAGTCCAACCTCCTTAtggtacagatggggaaactgaggcccaagaagGAAGGGACCTACCCGGGGTGCTCCCACTGGTTGGTGGCATAGCCAAGatttagagagagcaggggcacACGGGTTTCATTCCCAGCTCTGCTGCCCCCCAGCAAGTGACTGCATCTTGTGGGAAGGGAATAAGGACTGGGTGGTTGTGGGGATTCAAATACATTGAGGACTCAGACAGGGTCTGGCCACAGCAAGCACTTAGTAGACGGTCATCATCACATTTGTGTCATGAGACACAGGCCTGAAGCAGGATGGGGGAGGCGAGTGTTTCCACACCACTGGGGCCTGGCTTTATCCGTGTCAAAGGCACTTCCTAGTTCTAAGCTTTGCCTTCTGCCTGGGACAGCCTCCTCCCCACTGTACGAAGTCCCTCGAATCTGCTAACATCTACTCCTTGGGACACTTAGGTGGCTTTTCCAGATCGCTCCCACCACTGTGGTGGGCTCAGCTGCACACATCTGGCCGCTGCTGACCTGCAGCGCCAGGGGAAAACTGGCCAGCCCACCACTTGCCACCCTGTGGGAGGCCCTCTACCTCTTTATTAAAGGCAGACCCTGGATGATCAAAGTGTTCTAAAACTGATGGATGTACAACTCTGAATATCCTAAAACCCACTGACatgtataatttaaatgaatacattgtatagtatgtgaattatagctcaataaagctgttatccaaacaaaacaaaaagcagactcCATACTTATCTCACATTTACTAGGTCCTGCCTTCCGACTTGAGAAACCCATCTTTATTACACTAAAGAGAATAATAACCACTCACCCACTTGCGTGGTTCAAACCtactattttccatttgttttttttttcatttaatcctgacACATCTCAATGCAGGAGACactaattattattcttattttacagatggggaaactgaggctcccaaAGATGAGGGGAGCTGATGgttttctctccacccccaccccgtccccgcAGTGCTGTATAAGCAACAGGCTGCTCTGGAAGCAGGTCACATTCGCCAAGACTCCAGGTCACACCAGCAAAGGTAGCTGGGGATGCTGACTCAGCAGGGCGGGTTCGCCCACCCAGACAGCCCCTTCTGCTAAGCCCAAACAGCCCATCCGCCCAGCCCCCTCAGGAGCGTCCCTCTCAGGACCTGGAGAAGTGGCTGGAACAAAAGCCAAAACGGCGAGTGACCCTGAagcggcctcagtttcctcatctgtaaaacggggccGGTTGCCCGAGGTTCTCCAATGCTGCGGTTTCCAGGGACCCACTCACTGGTGCTCGCCCTGAACCCCCGGCCGGCGCCCGCAGCTGCAACCCACCAGGAGCGAGGGGCGGGAGGGCTCTGCGGTCCCTTCAAGCCCTCAGTCCCACCCGATTCTCCTTTCCAGAGGCAGCCTTGAGAAAGCAAAGGTCGCTCCAGCAGCCCCCCCTGGATCACCTGATTCCCCGAAGCTGTCATCCTCGCCTTCCGCGCCCGCCTCCGCCGGCATGCCCAGGTCTCCGTTGGGGCCCGACATTGCGGGCTCCGGCGCTGCGAGGGCAGCACGACGACGGAACCGGGCGACCCCCGCGCCGACAGCCGGCGACGGGCGGAAGGCGGCGCCGCAGGATGGAACGCTGGGCCGGAAGAGTGGAACGACGCCGCGTAAAGCGGACCGGcgcccgaggccccgcccccaaggCCGGAACCGCGCAGCCAGagctccgcccccaccccgccccgccgccAGAACTCCTCCCTCGCCCGCCGTTAGACTCCGCCCCCGAGCCCCGGGTCCTGCTCACACCCTGCCTCACAGTCGAGCTCCTCCTCTCTCCAGGTCGCTGGGTGTGGCTCTCCGGGGCTGCGAGCTGAGGGAGGAGCCTAGGGGGGGCCGCGCAGGCCCTTAGCTGGGGCAAGCGAGCCCGGCAGTAGGGTGGGGGCAGCCTCCGCTGTGCCTTTCCTGCAGGTGGAGACCTGCGAGTTCCTGAGCTGGCGCCTCCGCGTGGGCAAAATCTAAGACGCGTGACTTTCAAGGCTCTCTGTGGCTTCAGATTTACGTTCACAGCCTCAGTGTGAgtcagggtctgtgttgacaCAGTGCTGCGTGCGGCTTCAGGATAAGGTTGGCCATCGTCCCCCACCCTTTTTTACCAGCTGAGAAAGGGAGGCATGCCGAAAGTCTCCCACCAAGCAACTGCCGCTCCTGGACTGGACCCAGAGGTATGATGCTGGTCAGGGGTCCAACTGAGCCAGGCCCATGTTCCAGGGGAGAGGGGACTGGGACTCCTGTGGCTGTAGCTGCCAGGATGCCCTATGGCTGCAATAGCCCGGTCCTGGGCTCACACCTGTGGTCCCTGCGGGCAGGGCATCTTGCCTGAGGAAGGTGGAGGTGAGGTTGAGTCCGCAGCCGGCAATCAGAGCCATCGCGGACTTGCATACTAGCAGCCCAGCCTTCTCCGTAACCTGCTTGAGTGGGGATAAGGCCTGCCTTGACCCAGTTGAGGAGGGTTGACAAAGAAGGCTGGGCATCTGCCTTTGGCTGATGGGTTAGAGGCCCTCCTTAGGATCAAGCATTTCACCAACCAAGAGGGCAGAGCCCCGCGTGCCCTGCCTGGGGCAGAAACACCTGTAGCTTCATGTGGCACATGGGTCTGCAGAGACACAGGTCGCATATATATGGACCTGCTGACATAATCCAAACACATTTATCCCTATAAGCATGAGACAGCCAAAGAAAGACACGGGCACATGTTTCTCTCTTAGTTGTGAAACCATGCCTGGGATCACAGGCTCTGACTCTATGTGTGAGCCCACAGACCAGGGGAGAAACATGGGATGGGCAAAAAAAACTCTCAAAGACTGGCAGGACACGTGCAGATACGCATACCACGTGGACACAGCGGGTGAATATAAATACGCATGCGCGGAGCCTGCATAGGGATGCGTGATGCACAAGTTTGAATGCCCATCTGAATGCCCAGCTGCCCCCCCAGGGCACGCTTCGGGTTGGTGGAGTGCTGAGGTCCCAGGGAgggcctctccctctgcccacttcACTCCTGTGGTGAAGGCCCATAAACCAGACCACAGGACAAAACGGCCACCTAACTCCCTCCAGCCCTGACAGGGGAAGTGCTGCCCAGCGTCTGGGGTCCTTGTTCACCTCTGTCCCCCTGGCCCATAGCCCTGCTGTCATTCCCTCTCTAAGCCCAATGCGGTGGGCTGGATCCAGGCTGGGCACCTGGATCCTTATCCTTGGaactttatttgggaaaagggCCTGTACAGATGTGCTGACATGtagtatttttacttatttacttatttagtttttaattgttattaaaaatattttttttaatttttgagagagagtgtgtgtaggggaggggcagagaaatagggagagagaggatccaaagcaggctctgcgctgataggagcgagcccaatgcagggctcgaactcactaactgagattgtgacctgagctgaagtcggacactcaagcaactgagccaccggtgccttttttttttttttaaagtttatttactttgagagagagtatgagccagggagaggcagaaaaagggagagagagaatcccagggaggctgcacgctgccagtgcagagcccaatgcggggtttgatcCAATgtacgatgagatcatgacctgaactgaaaccaagcgttgggcgcttaactgcctgagctacccaggcacccctacatgaaGTGTTTTGAGATGGGGTGATTACCCTGGATTAGccaggtgggccctaaatgtAATCGTAAGTGTCCCTCTAAAGAGGGAGgccaaggggcatctgggtggctcagtcggttgagcatctgacttcagctcagatcatgatctcatggtttgtaggttcgaactccgcattgggcgctgtgctgactgctagctcagagcctggagcctgcttcagattctgtgtctctttctctgctcctctcctcttcacggtttgtctctctctgtttctcaataataaataaatgtaatgtaaaaacaattttttattaaaaaaaagaaaaagaataaaaaaataaagagggaggcCAAGGGAAAGTTGACTGCAGATAAGAGAGAAGGCCACGTGATGACctcagcagagagacagagagagatttggaGACGCCACACTGCTGTCTTAAGGAAGAAAGAACCCCCAGGCAAAGAAGGAGATTCTCCCCAGAGCCTCTGGAGGAAGGCAGCCCTGCTGCGGCTTTGATTCTAGCTGGTGAAAGTGAGTTCAGGCTTGTGGCTCCAGAACTGTAACAGAACAAATGTGTGTTGTCTTAAGCTCCCAGTGTGTGATAACTTCTTATAGCAGCAATAAGAAACCAATAAAACCCAGTGACCTCAGGAAGAAACACAAGCCTATTTGTGTCCTAAGAGTTTGATCCTGGAAGACCCAGTAGGCCCCGGGTGGCTCCAGGAAGCCGTGTTTCTTGGGCCAAGGCAGAAACTGGCGGTTGCCCGAAGTGGAGCCCGAGCCCCAGGTGCTGGGCGCACCTTCCGCCCTCTCAGCCAGCTAGTGCGGTTCTAGCCAGCAGTCCCTTGGGTGCCCTTCTGCCATTCTGGACTTGGGCACGGCCTCCATCCATCCCTCGACCCAGGCCTGCAGCAAGCTGGTCTCTTCCTGGATCTGACCCAGACTCCTGAGTCCCGAGCAGTGTCCGCTGGGCCTGGGTGTCTACCCTGTCCCGCCCCCTGGGGGCTGAGGCCGGCACTGCTCAGAGCTCCAGTCATCTCCCCGCTTCCCCAACCCAAGGTGCAAGTCCGTGGGGTGGATACACCTGGGTTTCTTCAGAGCCTCGCCCCCTCCAGCGTCTGTCCTTACAAGGGGAGAAGAGAACAGGGAGGGAGTGAAGTGTGTCATATATACACAGGGGTGGGTAGGGGCTGGTCAGGCCCAGCCAAATGGAGGGTATAAGCTGGAGCCCTTGAGTCTTCTGGAATCTGGATTCCTGGCAGCATATTCATTCTTATCCTTGCCTCCCCTGG carries:
- the C13H9orf16 gene encoding UPF0184 protein C9orf16 homolog: MSGPNGDLGMPAEAGAEGEDDSFGESEYAAINSMLDQINSCLDHLEEKNDHLHARLQELLESNRQTRLEFQQQLGEAPADASP